From the genome of Podospora bellae-mahoneyi strain CBS 112042 chromosome 2, whole genome shotgun sequence:
GTCCAGGAACACCCTGGAGATCGGACACGCCCAGCTCCGCCCGCCTCGAACACTCGACGACGAACGAACCACCTGCCCACAGCGTGCGCTGTCGATGGCTCCAGGTCCAAAGCCGTCTCTTCAACCTCCAGGGACACCGCCGACGCCGGTTTTTGCGATTACCGGTCAACACGGCGAGCCCTCTTTTCACTTTGTATGCGAGGATTTTGATCTggatcagcaacaacaacagccaggTCGAAATCATCCAAACAACGAACCCGAGGCAACCGTCCGATCAGAGCCGGAAGCCGCGCCCTTTTTGTCCCCGGTACAGCATTACCTCGCGCCCTCCCCACGAAGCAGTCCTGCCGCCTTCCTCGATCCCTACTCTCACCACCCGTCGCTACGGCCGCCGACGCCCGATCATCTCTTCAACAGCATGTCGTCCGATGGGGGCCTTGCCGCCAACGGCGGCGATGCGCCTGCCATGAAGAACCCCTTCAACTTCCAAACCCAGATTATCTCGTCTGGACCGGTCAAATCTGTATGTCTTCGGCCTCTTCCTATCCAATCACTCAGCTAACAACTCACAGAACATCGGCCAACGCCGCGGCCACAGATACAAAcactcctccatctcggccactCACCAAATCTTCCAAGAACCACCCCCTCGACCGCCCCccgtcctccccgcctccctccccatcccaaccctccGAGAAGCCTGGTCGAGCATGCAGCGCGATCAAAAAGCCAGGTTATGGTGGTGCTCCCTCCacgccctcatcgccctctaCGTCTTCCTCTCGGCTGAAGGCTCCCTGGCCATGACAGCCCTCTCCCACCTAGTCTTCTTCGACGTCGGCTCCGCCGCAGTCTGCGTAGCAGTCGACGTCCTAGGCAACTTTGAAGTATGGCGCCGCTCCTCGATCCGGCACCCCTTCGGCCTCCAACGAGCCGAAGTCCTCGCCGGCTTCGCAATGTCTGTCTTTCTCGTCTTTGGCGGATTCGACCTGATCTCGCACTCCATGAAAGACGTCCTCGAATCCGTCGGCCACCAcgcccctcaccaccccgtcTCAAGAACCGATGACTCCTCCCAACCCGCCGGCGGTGGCcacggaggtggtggtcacaGTCACGGAGCACGATACATCACCCCCGGTACCCTCGACCTCGCCTCCTTCGCAGCCTTTGTTTCAACCCTCATCTCTGCCTACGGCCTGCGAAACCACGGCCGGATCCGCCGTGTCATGCGCGTGCCGCTGCCgtacctctcctccctcttaCCCGAATCCACCGTCCtttccaaccccttccacttTCTCACCCTCTTCTTTTCAGGCATCATGCTTGTCCTGCCGCTAGTCTACATCCCCCACATCATCTGGCTCGACCGTCTAATCTGCGCGACGATTTCCCTGTCTATGTTTTTTCTCGGGGCTCGTCTAGCAGTAGGACAAGGGTTTATGCTCCTCATGTCGTACAACCACGTCGACAGCAAGAAACAAAAGGGGGACAGCAGCGAAGTCGCCAGCGTgatcaaggagattgagagCGAGCCGCAGGTtcagagggtggaggaggcgcagTTTTGGCAGGTGCACTATGGGCTTGCGATGGCGAATCTGAAGGTCAAGGTtaaggggggggagatgatggggggagggcagGGGCAGGATGGGGCGGTCAGCCAGTTACGGCagagattggggagggtggtgcagaatcggttgggggaggggtatgggaggggggggagtttgaggtGGGAGGTTACTGTGCAGATGAGTAGTGACTGATTGGGTAGGGGTCTTGGGCAGCAAAatgggaaggaagagagggatTGTACATAGGTATGTCATGGTGCGG
Proteins encoded in this window:
- the zrg17 gene encoding cation diffusion zinc membrane transporter Zrg17 (EggNog:ENOG503NXD4; COG:P), whose amino-acid sequence is MAPGPKPSLQPPGTPPTPVFAITGQHGEPSFHFVCEDFDLDQQQQQPGRNHPNNEPEATVRSEPEAAPFLSPVQHYLAPSPRSSPAAFLDPYSHHPSLRPPTPDHLFNSMSSDGGLAANGGDAPAMKNPFNFQTQIISSGPVKSNIGQRRGHRYKHSSISATHQIFQEPPPRPPPVLPASLPIPTLREAWSSMQRDQKARLWWCSLHALIALYVFLSAEGSLAMTALSHLVFFDVGSAAVCVAVDVLGNFEVWRRSSIRHPFGLQRAEVLAGFAMSVFLVFGGFDLISHSMKDVLESVGHHAPHHPVSRTDDSSQPAGGGHGGGGHSHGARYITPGTLDLASFAAFVSTLISAYGLRNHGRIRRVMRVPLPYLSSLLPESTVLSNPFHFLTLFFSGIMLVLPLVYIPHIIWLDRLICATISLSMFFLGARLAVGQGFMLLMSYNHVDSKKQKGDSSEVASVIKEIESEPQVQRVEEAQFWQVHYGLAMANLKVKVKGGEMMGGGQGQDGAVSQLRQRLGRVVQNRLGEGYGRGGSLRWEVTVQMSSD